Proteins encoded by one window of Streptomyces uncialis:
- the metH gene encoding methionine synthase has product MASSPTPPTAPVDSRTRIDALREALATRVVVADGAMGTMLQAQDPTLEDFEDLEGCNEILNVTRPDIVRSVHEEYFAVGVDCVETNTFGANFAALAEYDIPERVHELSESGARIAREVADEFTASTGQQRWVLGSMGPGTKLPTLGHAAYTTLRDYYQSNAEGMIEGGADALMVETTQDLLQTKAAVLGARRALEATGANLPVICSVTVETTGTMLLGSEIGAALTALEPLGIDMIGLNCATGPAEMSEHLRYLARHSRIPLSCMPNAGLPVLGKNGAHYPLGAPELADAQETFVREYGLSLVGGCCGTTPEHLRQVVERVRGLTPPGREPRPEPGAASLYQTVPFRQDTAYLAIGERTNANGSKKFRTAMLDGRWDDCVELVREQIREGAHMLDLCVDYVGRDGVADMAELAGRFATASTLPIVLDSTEVEVLRAGLEKLGGRAVINSVNYEDGDGPESRFAKVTALAKEHGAALMALTIDEEGQARTVETKIAIAERIIDDLTGNWGIHESDILIDTLTFTICTGQEESRKDGVATIEAIRELKRRRPDVQTTLGLSNISFGLNPAARLVLNSVFLDECVKAGLDSAIVHASKILPIARLEEEQVKVALDLIYDRRAEGYDPLQRLLELFDGVDTKSMKEGKAEELAALPLDERLKRRIIDGEKNGLDTDLAAALTERPALDIVNETLLDGMKVVGELFGSGQMQLPFVLQSAEVMKTAVAYLEPHMEKTDADGKGTIVLATVRGDVHDIGKNLVDIILSNNGYNVVNLGIKQPVSAILDAAEEHRADVIGMSGLLVKSTVIMKENLQELNQRGMSADYPVILGGAALTRAYVEQDLHEIYQGEVRYARDAFEGLRLMDALIAVKRGVPGATLPELKQRRVRATAAPAVEEQPEEGTVRSDVSTDNPLPTPPFLGTRVIKGIQLKEYASWLDEGALFKGQWGLKQNRKGDGPTYEELVESEGRPRLRGWLDKLQTENLLEAAVVYGYFPCVSKGDDLIILDDEGNERTRFSFPRQRRGRRLCLADFFRPEESGETDVVGLQVVTMGSRIGEATAELFEANAYRDYLELHGLSVQLAEALAEYWHARVRSELGYSAEDPSDVEDMFALKYRGARFSLGYGACPDLEDRAKIARLLDPERIGVVLSEEFQLHPEQSTDAIVIHHPEAKYFNAR; this is encoded by the coding sequence ATGGCCTCGTCGCCGACCCCGCCGACCGCGCCCGTTGACAGCCGTACCCGCATCGACGCCCTGCGCGAAGCACTCGCCACCAGAGTCGTCGTCGCCGACGGCGCGATGGGCACGATGCTCCAGGCACAGGACCCGACCCTTGAGGACTTCGAAGACCTTGAGGGCTGCAACGAGATCCTCAACGTCACCCGCCCGGACATCGTCCGGTCGGTCCACGAGGAGTACTTCGCCGTCGGTGTCGACTGCGTGGAGACCAACACCTTCGGCGCCAACTTCGCCGCGCTCGCCGAGTACGACATCCCCGAGCGGGTCCACGAACTGTCCGAGTCCGGGGCCCGTATCGCCCGTGAGGTCGCGGACGAGTTCACCGCGTCGACCGGTCAGCAGCGCTGGGTCCTCGGCTCCATGGGCCCCGGCACCAAGCTCCCCACCCTGGGCCACGCCGCGTACACCACCCTGCGCGACTACTACCAGAGCAACGCGGAGGGCATGATCGAGGGCGGCGCCGACGCCCTCATGGTGGAGACCACCCAGGACCTCCTCCAGACGAAGGCCGCCGTGCTCGGCGCCCGCCGTGCCCTGGAGGCCACCGGCGCCAATCTGCCGGTGATCTGCTCGGTGACCGTCGAGACCACCGGCACCATGCTCCTCGGCTCGGAGATCGGCGCGGCGCTCACGGCCCTGGAGCCGCTCGGGATCGACATGATCGGTCTCAACTGCGCCACCGGCCCCGCCGAGATGAGCGAGCATCTGCGCTATCTCGCCCGCCACTCCCGTATCCCGCTGTCCTGCATGCCCAACGCGGGACTGCCGGTCCTCGGCAAGAACGGCGCCCACTACCCGCTCGGCGCCCCCGAACTCGCCGACGCCCAGGAGACGTTCGTCCGCGAGTACGGACTGTCCCTCGTCGGCGGCTGCTGCGGTACCACCCCCGAGCATCTGCGCCAGGTCGTGGAACGCGTCCGCGGCCTCACCCCGCCCGGCCGTGAGCCCCGCCCCGAGCCCGGCGCCGCGTCGCTCTACCAGACCGTGCCGTTCCGGCAGGACACCGCGTACCTCGCGATCGGCGAGCGCACCAACGCCAACGGCTCGAAGAAGTTCCGCACCGCGATGCTCGACGGCCGCTGGGACGACTGCGTGGAGCTGGTCCGCGAACAGATCCGCGAGGGCGCCCATATGCTCGACCTCTGTGTCGACTACGTCGGCCGGGACGGCGTCGCCGACATGGCCGAGCTGGCCGGACGCTTCGCCACCGCCTCCACCCTGCCCATCGTCCTCGACTCCACCGAGGTCGAGGTGCTGCGCGCGGGCCTGGAGAAGCTCGGCGGCCGGGCCGTCATCAACTCCGTGAACTACGAGGACGGCGACGGCCCCGAGTCCCGCTTCGCCAAGGTCACCGCGCTGGCCAAGGAGCACGGCGCCGCCCTGATGGCCCTCACCATCGACGAGGAGGGCCAGGCCCGTACCGTCGAGACGAAGATCGCCATCGCGGAACGCATCATCGACGACCTCACCGGCAACTGGGGCATCCACGAGTCGGACATCCTCATCGACACCCTGACCTTCACCATCTGCACCGGTCAGGAGGAGTCCCGCAAGGACGGCGTCGCCACGATCGAGGCCATCCGGGAACTCAAGCGGCGCCGCCCGGACGTCCAGACGACCCTCGGTCTGTCGAACATCTCCTTCGGCCTCAACCCGGCCGCCCGGCTCGTCCTCAACTCCGTCTTCCTCGACGAGTGCGTCAAGGCCGGACTCGACTCGGCCATCGTGCACGCGTCGAAGATCCTGCCCATCGCCCGGCTGGAGGAGGAGCAGGTCAAGGTCGCCCTCGACCTCATCTACGACCGGCGCGCCGAGGGCTACGACCCCCTTCAGCGCCTCCTCGAACTCTTCGACGGCGTCGACACCAAGTCGATGAAGGAGGGCAAGGCCGAGGAGCTCGCCGCGCTGCCCCTCGACGAGCGGCTCAAGCGCCGCATCATCGACGGTGAGAAGAACGGCCTGGACACCGACCTCGCCGCCGCCCTCACCGAGCGCCCCGCCCTCGACATCGTCAACGAGACCCTGCTGGACGGGATGAAGGTCGTCGGCGAACTGTTCGGCTCCGGCCAGATGCAGCTGCCGTTCGTCCTCCAGTCCGCCGAGGTGATGAAGACCGCGGTCGCCTACCTCGAACCGCACATGGAGAAGACGGACGCCGACGGCAAGGGCACCATCGTGCTCGCCACCGTTCGCGGCGACGTCCACGACATCGGCAAGAACCTCGTCGACATCATCCTGTCCAACAACGGCTACAACGTCGTCAACCTCGGCATCAAGCAGCCCGTCTCCGCGATCCTGGACGCCGCCGAGGAGCACCGCGCCGACGTCATCGGCATGTCCGGCCTCCTGGTGAAGTCCACCGTGATCATGAAGGAGAACCTCCAGGAGCTGAACCAGCGCGGGATGTCCGCCGACTACCCCGTCATCCTCGGCGGCGCGGCGCTCACCCGCGCCTATGTCGAGCAGGACCTCCACGAGATCTACCAGGGCGAGGTCCGCTACGCCCGTGACGCCTTCGAGGGCCTGCGCCTCATGGACGCCCTGATCGCCGTCAAGCGCGGGGTGCCCGGCGCGACCCTGCCCGAGCTGAAGCAGCGCCGGGTCCGCGCCACCGCCGCGCCCGCCGTGGAGGAGCAGCCCGAGGAGGGCACCGTCCGCTCGGACGTGTCCACCGACAACCCGCTGCCCACCCCGCCCTTCCTCGGCACCCGGGTCATCAAGGGCATCCAGCTCAAGGAGTACGCCTCCTGGCTGGACGAGGGCGCCCTGTTCAAGGGCCAGTGGGGCCTCAAGCAGAACCGCAAGGGCGACGGCCCCACGTACGAGGAGCTCGTGGAGTCCGAGGGCCGCCCCCGGCTGCGCGGCTGGCTCGACAAGCTCCAGACGGAGAACCTGCTGGAGGCGGCCGTCGTCTACGGCTACTTCCCCTGTGTCTCCAAGGGCGACGACCTGATCATCCTGGACGACGAGGGCAACGAGCGCACCCGCTTCTCCTTCCCCCGCCAGCGCCGTGGCCGCCGGCTGTGTCTCGCGGACTTCTTCCGCCCCGAGGAGTCCGGCGAGACCGATGTGGTGGGCCTCCAGGTCGTCACCATGGGCTCCCGGATCGGGGAGGCCACCGCCGAACTCTTCGAGGCCAACGCCTACCGCGACTATCTGGAGCTGCACGGTCTCTCCGTCCAGCTCGCGGAGGCCCTCGCCGAGTACTGGCACGCCCGGGTCCGCTCCGAGCTGGGCTACTCCGCCGAGGACCCCTCCGACGTCGAGGACATGTTCGCCCTGAAGTACCGGGGTGCCCGTTTCTCGCTGGGCTACGGTGCCTGCCCCGATCTGGAGGACCGCGCGAAGATCGCCCGGCTGCTGGACCCCGAGCGCATCGGGGTGGTCCTCTCCGAGGAGTTCCAGCTCCACCCCGAGCAGTCCACGGACGCGATCGTCATCCACCACCCGGAGGCGAAGTACTTCAACGCACGGTGA
- a CDS encoding HAD family hydrolase, with translation MTSTVPALGTRSADGSPLQAVLLDMDGTLVDTEGFWWDAEVAVFAGLGHRLDDAWQQVVVGGPMTRSAGFLITATGADITLAELTVLLNDEFERRIGRALPLMPGAARLLAELAAHRVPTALVSASHRRIIDRVLHSLGHANFALTVAGDEVERTKPFPDPYLLAAAGLNAEPARCAVVEDTVTGVTAAEAAGCRVVAVPSVSPIEASPGRTVVTSLEQVNLPFLHGLMSLN, from the coding sequence ATGACCAGTACGGTTCCCGCCCTCGGTACCAGATCCGCCGACGGCTCCCCGCTCCAGGCCGTCCTCCTCGACATGGACGGCACTCTCGTGGACACCGAGGGCTTCTGGTGGGACGCCGAGGTCGCGGTCTTCGCCGGGCTCGGGCACCGGCTGGACGACGCGTGGCAGCAGGTCGTGGTCGGCGGCCCCATGACCCGCAGCGCGGGCTTCCTCATCACGGCGACCGGCGCGGACATCACCCTCGCGGAGCTCACCGTCCTGCTCAACGACGAGTTCGAGCGCCGTATCGGCCGCGCCCTGCCCCTGATGCCCGGCGCCGCCCGGCTGCTCGCGGAACTGGCCGCCCACCGCGTCCCCACCGCCCTGGTCTCCGCGTCCCACCGCCGCATCATCGACCGCGTCCTGCACTCGCTCGGCCACGCCAACTTCGCCCTGACCGTCGCCGGGGACGAGGTGGAGCGCACGAAGCCGTTCCCCGACCCGTATCTGCTGGCCGCGGCCGGGCTGAACGCCGAACCCGCGCGCTGCGCCGTCGTCGAGGACACCGTCACCGGGGTCACGGCCGCCGAGGCGGCCGGCTGCCGGGTCGTCGCGGTGCCCTCCGTGTCACCGATCGAGGCGAGCCCGGGGCGGACCGTGGTGACCTCGCTGGAGCAGGTGAACCTGCCGTTCCTGCACGGTCTGATGAGTCTCAACTGA
- a CDS encoding ABC transporter substrate-binding protein encodes MNRKTLVLPAVIGLLAPVLAACGGSDDGGRAGGAITVGTTDSYTASKEAPAPLDPAYAYDAGSWNLLRQTLQTLMTMPRGGGEPVPEAAKECGFTDSGNERYECTLRDGLKFASGDAITATDVKYSIDRVLGIKASTGVSGLLSTVDTIETQGYKKVIFHLRTPDATFPYKLATPVAGIVHPEEYPRDKLRTGFKVDGSGPYTLRAEVKGDTIAKAVFTKNDRYTGQLTPKNNSIELRPFADADAMGAALDKGDIDLMTRTMTPAQVEKLSSATTGDVKLTATPGLEIRYLGFNTEAPVVRDKAVRQAMAQIIDRGQLASTVYGEMAEPLFSLVPANITGHSNAFFNKYGAPSADKARQILSKAGVTTPVRLTLNYTTDHYGSGTKKEFEVLKTQLDRSGLFKVEIKGTKWTNFRADGLDGKYAVYGLGWFPDFPDADNFLAPFLDEGNFLALPYVNSAIRDDLIPQSRREADRLIASDSIEEIQNIVADDVPVLPLWQGKQYVAARDDIQGVEWALDSSSNLQLWELSRGVSG; translated from the coding sequence ATGAACCGCAAGACGTTGGTGCTGCCGGCCGTGATCGGTCTGCTCGCCCCGGTGCTCGCCGCGTGCGGCGGGTCCGACGACGGCGGCCGGGCGGGCGGCGCGATCACGGTCGGCACCACCGACTCGTACACGGCCTCCAAGGAAGCTCCGGCACCTCTCGACCCGGCGTACGCCTACGACGCGGGCTCCTGGAACCTGCTCCGGCAGACCCTCCAGACCCTGATGACCATGCCCCGCGGCGGCGGCGAGCCGGTCCCGGAGGCCGCCAAGGAGTGCGGTTTCACCGACAGCGGCAACGAGCGCTACGAGTGCACCCTGCGGGACGGTCTCAAGTTCGCGAGCGGCGACGCGATCACCGCGACCGACGTCAAGTACTCGATCGACCGGGTCCTCGGCATCAAGGCGTCCACGGGCGTCTCGGGCCTGCTGAGCACCGTCGACACCATCGAGACCCAGGGCTACAAGAAGGTCATCTTCCATCTGAGGACCCCTGACGCGACCTTCCCGTACAAGCTCGCCACCCCTGTCGCGGGCATCGTCCACCCCGAGGAGTACCCCCGGGACAAGCTCCGCACCGGGTTCAAGGTCGACGGCTCCGGCCCCTACACCCTGCGGGCCGAGGTCAAGGGCGACACGATCGCCAAGGCCGTGTTCACCAAGAACGACCGCTACACGGGCCAGCTCACCCCCAAGAACAACAGCATCGAACTCCGTCCCTTCGCCGACGCCGACGCCATGGGCGCCGCACTCGACAAGGGCGACATCGATCTCATGACCCGCACCATGACCCCGGCACAGGTCGAGAAGCTCTCCAGCGCTACGACGGGGGATGTCAAGCTGACCGCGACCCCCGGGCTGGAGATCCGCTACCTCGGCTTCAACACCGAGGCGCCGGTCGTGCGCGACAAAGCCGTCCGCCAGGCCATGGCCCAGATCATCGACCGCGGTCAGCTCGCCTCCACCGTGTACGGCGAGATGGCCGAACCCCTCTTCTCCCTCGTTCCGGCCAACATCACCGGACACTCCAACGCGTTCTTCAACAAGTACGGCGCCCCCAGCGCCGACAAGGCACGCCAGATCCTGAGCAAGGCGGGTGTGACCACACCGGTCAGGCTCACCCTGAACTACACCACCGACCACTACGGCTCCGGCACCAAGAAGGAGTTCGAGGTGCTGAAGACGCAGCTCGATCGCAGTGGTCTCTTCAAGGTCGAGATCAAGGGCACGAAGTGGACCAACTTCCGTGCTGATGGGCTCGACGGCAAATACGCGGTCTACGGCCTCGGTTGGTTCCCTGACTTCCCCGATGCCGACAACTTCCTCGCCCCCTTCCTCGACGAGGGCAATTTCCTCGCGCTGCCCTATGTGAACAGCGCCATCCGTGACGACCTGATCCCCCAGTCGCGCCGGGAGGCAGACCGGCTGATCGCGTCGGACAGCATCGAGGAGATCCAGAACATCGTCGCCGACGACGTACCCGTCCTGCCCCTGTGGCAGGGCAAGCAGTACGTCGCCGCGCGCGACGACATCCAGGGAGTCGAATGGGCACTCGACTCCTCGTCGAACCTTCAGCTGTGGGAGCTCAGCCGGGGAGTCAGCGGCTGA
- a CDS encoding ABC transporter substrate-binding protein, whose amino-acid sequence MNKRTQWSVLSIATGLAAATLTGCGTEDGDSGSGASVVVGMSDDVQTTDPASGYDPGSWLLFNNVYQSLLSFPVGSTEPEPEAARKCGFTDTRTQVFTCTLRDGLKFSNGNELTSADVKFSFDRTLRINDDAGPAIMFPMLEKVETPDERTVVFHLNVPDATFPSKIASGAGSIVDRREYPADKLRTDGKAVGSGPYKLDSFSKERAEFSRSGSYKGPAEIKNSRVVLRLFDGDQPALKKALLAEDVDVAYRGLEAQDIAEIERDTSTGSGIDIVPGTSAEVQHLVLNMKHPVTRKDGVRKAMAYLIDREALVQQVYDSTAAPLYSIIPAGITAHNTAFFDEYGSRPEPEKAKKALRDEGITEKVDITLWSTPSRYGPSTDKEFRAIAEQLNASGLFDAKVRSVEFAEYEKGIAAGEYGVYVKGWVPDYPDPDNFTQPFFGKGNVLENEYVNRVITEEIIPATAAENDRSATSGDYAKLQNAVARDVPIIPLWQAKQYAVVRDRVYGLEKCLDASTVFRFWEISKG is encoded by the coding sequence GTGAATAAGCGCACCCAGTGGTCGGTCCTGTCCATAGCGACAGGACTGGCCGCCGCCACGCTGACCGGCTGCGGTACGGAGGACGGCGACTCCGGCAGTGGAGCCTCGGTAGTGGTAGGCATGTCCGACGACGTCCAGACCACCGATCCGGCCTCCGGTTACGACCCGGGGTCGTGGCTGCTGTTCAACAACGTGTACCAGTCATTGCTGAGCTTCCCGGTCGGCAGCACCGAGCCGGAGCCCGAGGCGGCGCGCAAGTGCGGGTTCACGGACACCCGGACACAGGTGTTCACCTGCACCCTGCGTGACGGACTCAAGTTCAGCAACGGCAACGAACTCACCTCCGCCGATGTGAAGTTCTCCTTCGACCGGACCCTGCGCATCAACGACGACGCGGGCCCGGCGATCATGTTCCCGATGCTCGAAAAGGTCGAGACACCCGACGAACGGACGGTCGTCTTCCACCTCAACGTCCCCGACGCCACCTTCCCCAGCAAGATCGCCTCCGGCGCGGGATCGATCGTGGACCGCCGCGAGTACCCCGCCGACAAGCTCCGCACCGACGGAAAAGCCGTCGGCTCGGGCCCCTACAAGCTCGACTCGTTCTCCAAGGAGCGCGCCGAGTTCTCCCGCAGCGGCTCCTACAAGGGCCCCGCGGAGATCAAGAACTCCCGTGTCGTCCTGCGTCTCTTCGACGGTGACCAGCCGGCCCTGAAGAAGGCGCTCCTCGCCGAGGACGTCGATGTCGCCTACCGCGGCCTCGAAGCCCAGGACATCGCGGAGATCGAGCGCGACACCAGCACCGGATCCGGGATCGACATCGTCCCCGGCACCAGCGCCGAGGTCCAGCACCTGGTCCTCAACATGAAGCACCCGGTCACCCGCAAGGACGGCGTACGCAAGGCGATGGCGTACCTCATCGACCGGGAAGCCCTGGTCCAGCAGGTCTACGACTCCACCGCCGCGCCGCTCTACTCGATCATCCCGGCCGGTATCACGGCGCACAACACGGCCTTCTTCGACGAGTACGGGTCGCGCCCCGAGCCGGAGAAGGCCAAGAAGGCACTCCGGGACGAGGGCATCACCGAGAAGGTGGACATCACCCTGTGGTCGACGCCGTCCCGCTACGGCCCGTCCACCGACAAGGAGTTCCGGGCGATAGCCGAACAGCTCAACGCCAGCGGTCTCTTCGACGCCAAGGTGCGCTCCGTCGAGTTCGCCGAGTACGAGAAGGGCATCGCCGCGGGCGAGTACGGGGTGTACGTCAAGGGCTGGGTGCCGGACTACCCGGACCCGGACAACTTCACCCAGCCGTTCTTCGGCAAGGGCAATGTCCTGGAGAACGAGTACGTGAACCGCGTCATCACGGAGGAGATCATCCCCGCGACGGCCGCCGAGAACGACCGTTCGGCGACCAGCGGCGACTACGCCAAGCTCCAGAACGCGGTCGCCCGGGACGTACCGATCATCCCGCTGTGGCAGGCGAAGCAGTACGCGGTGGTCCGTGACAGGGTCTACGGGCTGGAGAAGTGCCTCGACGCGTCGACCGTCTTCCGCTTCTGGGAGATCAGCAAGGGCTGA
- a CDS encoding response regulator — protein sequence MAIRVLLVDDQPLLRTGFRMILEAEADLAVVGEAGDGLQALDQVRALQPDVVLMDIRMPRMDGVEATRQITGPGRDGPAKVLVLTTFDLDEYVVEALRAGASGFLLKDAPANELVQAIRVVAAGEAMLAPSITRRLLDKYADHLPSGDEPVPDTLHTLTDREVEVLKLVARGLSNAEIAADLFVSETTVKTHVGHVLTKLGLRDRVQAAVYAYESGLVRPGAQ from the coding sequence GTGGCCATCCGTGTCCTACTGGTCGACGACCAGCCGCTGCTGCGCACCGGCTTCCGGATGATCCTGGAGGCAGAGGCGGACCTCGCGGTCGTCGGCGAAGCCGGAGACGGCCTCCAGGCTCTCGACCAGGTACGCGCGCTTCAGCCCGATGTGGTCCTCATGGACATCCGGATGCCCCGGATGGACGGTGTCGAGGCGACCCGCCAGATCACCGGTCCCGGCCGGGACGGTCCGGCGAAGGTGCTCGTCCTGACGACGTTCGACCTCGACGAGTACGTCGTCGAGGCGCTCAGGGCGGGGGCGAGCGGGTTCCTGCTGAAGGACGCCCCGGCGAACGAGCTGGTGCAGGCCATCCGTGTCGTCGCGGCGGGTGAGGCGATGCTCGCGCCGAGCATCACCCGGCGGCTGCTCGACAAGTACGCCGACCATCTGCCTTCGGGTGACGAGCCCGTGCCGGACACCCTGCACACGCTCACCGACCGGGAGGTGGAGGTGCTGAAGCTGGTGGCGCGCGGACTGTCGAACGCGGAGATCGCGGCGGACCTGTTCGTCAGCGAGACCACCGTGAAGACCCATGTGGGGCATGTGCTGACCAAGTTGGGCCTGCGGGACCGGGTGCAGGCGGCCGTGTACGCCTATGAGAGCGGACTGGTCCGGCCCGGGGCGCAGTAG
- a CDS encoding RecB family exonuclease: METRTGDAVAPTRPASLSPSRASDFMQCPLLYRFRVIDKLPEKPSAAATRGTLVHAVLEKLFDAPAAERTAPRAKALIPGQWDRLREARPELAGLFKDDAGGAAAGSDASAAAAEDGGPVEAARLAQWLTEAEQLVERWFTLEDPTRLEPAERELFVETELSSGLKLRGIIDRVDVAPSGEVRIVDYKTGKAPRPQYADGPLFQMKFYALVVWRLKGVVPRRLQLVYLGSGDIITYDPVIADLERVERKVLTLWEAIRAATESGEWRPRPTKLCGWCDHRAVCPEFGGTPPPYPLPVVPPPAEPGAPGAASPEQGRMGGD, from the coding sequence TCGCGCGCGAGCGACTTCATGCAGTGCCCGTTGCTGTACCGCTTCAGGGTGATCGACAAGCTGCCCGAGAAGCCGAGTGCCGCGGCGACCCGCGGGACGCTCGTGCACGCCGTACTCGAAAAGCTGTTCGACGCACCGGCCGCCGAGCGGACCGCGCCCCGCGCCAAGGCCCTGATCCCCGGCCAGTGGGACCGGCTGCGGGAGGCCAGACCTGAGCTGGCCGGCCTCTTCAAGGACGATGCCGGCGGCGCCGCGGCCGGGTCGGACGCGTCCGCCGCCGCGGCGGAGGACGGGGGGCCCGTCGAGGCCGCGCGGCTCGCCCAGTGGCTGACGGAGGCCGAGCAGCTGGTGGAGCGCTGGTTCACGCTGGAGGACCCGACCCGGCTGGAGCCCGCCGAGCGGGAGCTCTTCGTGGAGACGGAGCTGTCGTCGGGCCTCAAGCTGCGCGGGATCATCGACCGGGTGGATGTCGCGCCCAGCGGTGAGGTCCGGATCGTGGACTACAAGACGGGCAAGGCGCCACGTCCGCAGTACGCCGACGGCCCGCTGTTCCAGATGAAGTTCTACGCGCTCGTCGTCTGGCGGCTGAAGGGTGTGGTGCCGCGCCGTCTCCAGCTGGTGTACCTCGGCAGCGGCGACATCATCACGTACGACCCCGTGATCGCCGATCTGGAGCGGGTCGAGCGCAAGGTCCTCACCCTGTGGGAGGCGATCCGGGCGGCGACGGAGAGCGGGGAGTGGCGCCCCCGGCCGACGAAGCTGTGCGGCTGGTGCGACCACCGGGCCGTGTGCCCGGAGTTCGGCGGCACTCCCCCGCCCTATCCGCTGCCGGTCGTGCCGCCGCCGGCCGAGCCCGGGGCGCCGGGGGCGGCGAGCCCGGAGCAGGGCAGAATGGGCGGGGACTAG